One genomic window of Staphylococcus hsinchuensis includes the following:
- a CDS encoding EVE domain-containing protein: MSEETRYFWLNCGYNRWNHNEPLVGQTTLFESGAQFNPSQGFRAFKQAKVGDRVVFYQVQMDTGLLGYGEITSVQTGAQNKIRVHFELLEELKPLTAEYLKRSEKLEFRMSQMKETLFNQISEDEFNLILSLGKGEMTIPRHFFISETEEFKPDSYHTLFTHTYNGIKRNGYHFYTQLEMGDQLVFYNRHKDQSVIGIGEVTKHIHEKPPIPGRTNSTAIEVYFKNEITPVSLSTLNKHPKLKNLYFLQENTKQAIASMSKKQYQAILEMSDNDGGIKPQFEAVKSNEIIEESDDNLKPFILLVADKGNGLSAAEDLLQKANANPVFTTGHPDFSEDMLYGKYLPNETGALYFREGFITNLMPKSDKRYLVIDNFNRVDPDIFQTYINVLEGYEMTMPRYNREGNMVKWSRHKDSYYHFNPSWHIIGITYDELNEIKQKYTEQFLKYTRIVKVKKDDVLK; encoded by the coding sequence ATGTCAGAGGAAACAAGATATTTTTGGTTGAATTGCGGTTATAACCGATGGAATCACAATGAGCCATTAGTAGGTCAAACAACCCTGTTTGAATCTGGTGCACAATTTAATCCATCACAAGGTTTCCGTGCTTTTAAACAAGCTAAAGTTGGAGATCGTGTCGTTTTCTATCAAGTACAAATGGACACTGGATTATTAGGATACGGAGAAATTACAAGTGTTCAAACTGGTGCGCAAAATAAGATACGCGTTCATTTTGAATTATTAGAAGAACTTAAACCACTTACTGCGGAATATTTAAAAAGAAGTGAAAAGTTAGAATTCAGAATGAGCCAAATGAAAGAAACACTATTTAATCAAATAAGCGAAGATGAGTTTAATCTGATTTTAAGTTTAGGTAAAGGTGAAATGACGATACCGAGACATTTCTTTATTTCAGAAACTGAAGAATTCAAACCAGATTCTTATCATACTTTATTTACGCATACATACAATGGAATTAAACGTAATGGGTACCATTTTTATACGCAATTGGAAATGGGTGATCAGCTCGTATTCTACAACCGACACAAAGATCAATCTGTTATAGGTATAGGAGAGGTTACTAAGCATATTCATGAAAAGCCGCCTATTCCAGGGCGCACAAATAGTACAGCAATTGAAGTATATTTCAAAAATGAAATTACACCGGTGTCTCTAAGTACGTTGAATAAACATCCGAAGTTAAAAAACTTATACTTTTTACAAGAAAATACAAAACAAGCCATTGCAAGTATGTCGAAAAAGCAATACCAAGCAATTCTTGAAATGAGTGACAACGATGGTGGTATTAAGCCTCAATTTGAAGCGGTGAAAAGCAATGAGATAATAGAAGAATCGGACGATAATTTAAAGCCATTCATCTTATTAGTCGCTGATAAAGGCAATGGTTTAAGTGCAGCCGAAGACTTATTACAAAAAGCAAATGCTAATCCTGTATTTACAACAGGGCATCCTGATTTTTCCGAAGATATGCTTTATGGTAAATATTTACCTAATGAAACAGGAGCGTTGTATTTTAGAGAAGGCTTTATAACGAATTTAATGCCAAAAAGTGATAAACGTTATTTAGTCATCGATAATTTTAATCGGGTGGATCCTGATATTTTCCAAACGTATATAAACGTGTTGGAAGGTTATGAGATGACGATGCCTCGATATAATCGCGAAGGTAATATGGTTAAATGGTCTCGCCATAAAGATTCATATTATCACTTTAATCCGAGTTGGCACATTATTGGAATTACTTATGATGAGCTTAATGAAATTAAACAAAAATATACTGAACAATTTCTTAAATATACTAGAATTGTAAAAGTTAAAAAAGACGATGTTTTAAAATAA